The genomic stretch gatcccaggtggatcgcccacgctcccactcttggccgtggaccacgcccccgacaccatctcacatctctgagtgagagtgattcctggtggttCGTCTGTCCTTCTGCTCCTGGCCGTGGACTGAACTTCTGCTTCGTCTTGACTATAGACTTCATCaccactcgtccctcagctctatctgaatgaactctatttaaatacgtagttgtagaagctaactTTTcgttaacagttctggtatcgcctgtctgtcctgggataGAAtatctccctcatgtgggaatccctaaggtttcttctttattCCTGACTCTGgctttttttaggagtttttccttaccgggagggagggtctaagggcagggataaccagttttatttagtctgtttagtttttagcaattgtatatattttatgaccaagtttctgcatctgtaaaattacctgcatgaagcccaatgaggaaaattttctttgtgattttgggctatataaataaaattgaattgaattgaattaaaagctCATCGCGTTGCTATGATGTCATTTTGACATCAAGGAGATGTCACAGACCAACACTGATGGGTAAATTTGAAAGATTAGTATCATATCAGTAACTGtttgaaatacagaaaaaagtttgctgtacattgaaatgttgagggcagccatattggatttctGACCACCATATTGGATTTTAAGCAAAATCAGGGTGGCCCAGAAGCTTATTCTCAAAAGTATATGCCCCAAAAGTTTGACTGGAAAAAAGGGCTATTTTTGCCTGACTTGGACCCATCGACTGTCCCGTGACACAGGTTTCGTAAACCTCTTGTACAGAAGATTACTCTATCTTGCCAACGATTTTCATGGTGTTTTTCATGACACTCTCCATTTTGGGTTTGTATTTTACGGTTAGGGGCCCAAACCAGGAGACCATCCCGTGTCTTATAAGTCAAGCACTGCATTATAAAAACATGCCATGATATTAGTGCTTACACCAAACAGTCTGagcctttttaaaaagtggaatcTCTCAAATTCCATTTAAGAAGGTTGCTTACGTAGACACCAAGGTATTTAAATCTTTCTACTTGTTCCTTCTCCATGCCACTAATGGTCACTGACTCATGGAGCAGCAGCCCTTTGGGATCAACAACCTTCTTGTTTTGTGCACATTGAAGGTCAGATGGTAATCCAAGCACCAGCACTGAAATGTCTCTGTAAGTTTACAATGATGGTGTCATCTGAATACTCTAGGATTGTGCTGTTTGGCATTGATTTGTGTAAAGCGTAAACAAGATTGGCAAACTCACAGCTCCTAGTGGCTGAACTGAAATCCAAGAAGGAGGACAGAGTGCACCACTATGGAGACTGCATCCTCTGTCCTACTGTATGCAGGTCTAGTGTGGAAAGGAGATGAGAATTAAGGTGTGCTACAACCAAGTGTTCAAAGCACTTTAAGGGCTACCAggaagtttttagtttttcggTATCGGTACAATGGAGGTGAATTCAAAGTAGGTTGGTAACACAGCAAGGAGAGCCAAGGAGAGGTTGAATATGTTTGTTACTGAAAGAATACATTACTTATGGATAATTTGTAAGCCAGTTACAGTTGAAACTTAGTTTCAGCTTGAGAGAACTCAAGGTTGCCCGATAACAGCTAAAGGTGCTTTAACCATCTCTTGAAAGTTGATAAAGGTtgaaatgaagaagaaatgtattcttttgtaagcagtttattcgTTGTGTGGAAGGTTTGGGGGAGAACTTGAACtcattcttcaaaaaaaaaaaaaaaaaaaaaaaaaactatgataaCTCAGGTGTTAATTTTCttagaaacaaaaatctaatgAGCAGAAACATGCTTCTTCTGTGCTGCACTGTTTATGTCATTTGGATTGGCTTCCTCTTTATAAAATTAGaatataatgagaaaaaaaagtttctaacaGAAGTTAGGTTTATGATACTAAACATCAGGTTCTGCGAAAGGAGAAGAACTTTTCATGGTGGAGACTTGGCAATCAAAGACAGAGATAGAGACCACAAAATCAGTAAACatactaaaaaatacattacttaTGGATAATCTGTTAAGCATTTATGGTTAAAAATTAGCTTCAGTTTGAGTGAACTAAAGATTGCCTGATAACAGCTAAATAtgctttcatcatttttagaaatttcATACAAAGTACTGGAAATTAAGTAAAATTGTGTTCACTATTTTTGTCTTTACGCCAAATATGGTGTTTATAGCAgccatttataaaaaaaaaaaaaattctatttttttttttaaataataatatgttttatttaaaaagcccCTTTCAGGACATTCAAGGCAAATAAATCAGGTAAAACGCAATAAAACAGATGGGAGAGACAGAATTGGTGGTAAAAGTATGACTTCCTGAATAGTTGGGTTTGGATTTAACAGAATCAACGTAATTCtggtagattctgaaggagaaaagcggctcgtgtGAGCGCTTTTCACCTGGGATCATGCTAAcagttgaaaacttacagtatatgaaagattttgtgtttaagcgtcaccggtgaaaCCTCAGGTGTTAAGGGGTTGAATAGGGAGTCAGTTTTTTTGTGAGAATTCACTAGaacaaaaaactctaaaaacactaatatatttacattttaatgcaaaaaaagaaataagtaaaccatattttaaaaacatacaaaataagGCTAATCAAAACATTGTTTACggcaaaaagagaagaaagtaaagatgaaaacaaaacatctccTTCCCTTTTTCCTTGTGTCCGATTCTGCATCGAAAGAAGCAGACGAGCAAACACTGATCTTCATGTTGAGGGAAGAATGTAAAACTGAAAGGTCAACACAACATTAATCAGTGATTAAGATTCACAAACACCAAACTTCccaaagacacacaaaatcTGGAATCTTTCTACattgaaagctacattttacATTAATGGCAAACCAAGTTCATTTATCAGCTGGCATTGTTGACACTGAAATGCTGCGGTGTCACAAGAATTCAAGTTCAGACACGAGGAGACTTTCAGGACTTCCCAAATGACGCATACTCATGTGATGAAGTGTGCAGCTACTTCCTCCTGTCATGCACTCTAGATCTTCAGTTTCAGATCCCGTTTTAATGGAGCATACAAAAGTTACTTTTCAGGGtatgaaaccatttttttgctgttgttgctAAAAGAAGCTAGTTGCTAGAGAAGTATGCAAACTTGGTTTTGAGTTAGATTGGTTTGACGCAACTTTTTTGGGGAAGTTTTTGTGGCTGCTTGTTGACCTTTTCTCTCCTGAGAAGTGCAAGAAGTTAGACATGATACATGGTCATTAAAGTAcattgtgaaaacattttctacagCAGATTAAAAGGGGTTTCATTGGGGTTTTACCTTTGTAAATTAGTGACAGCTGATTCAAGGATTTATATTGTCAAACCagtagaaaaatgccacaaatttGGAACTCTGGTCCCGGTACATGTGAGAGAAGAAACAAGTACAACATGACACAATTTACAATACTTTACACAACAATATTCTACTAATACttacaaaaatataagtaaagaaattattttaggGCCAAATAAATACCATATAACtatctaaaaatattcaaatttgaaTCAAATTATTCTATATacatggacacacacacaaGGAAGCCGAATCAGGACACATCAGTCATAAAGAGCTCAACAGTCTGACAGCTTCAGGGAACCAGCTGTTTCTAGGTCTATGGTGGGATAAGATGAAGTTGAGCAACAACCTTTATTAGAGTTCTGCAAATGAGTTCAAAGGACAGAACAGCCAGGAgtttaaatccttaaaacatTAGGAGGCATTTTCTAGACTAGTTTTCTTATTatgtaaaaacactttaaaccgTATCTTCAAAAATAAGAGAAGTGGGAAAACAGCAAgtgaaaccaaaaaataaaaaaaaaaaccctgatatTTATACACCAAGCCTCTCCCTTTTCCCCATGACAACCCTCTTCAGAGAAGAGGTGGAGCAGAGCTCACTTTAGATAAAGGTGCTCCAGCCTTCATTCCGGACAAAGCCACCATGAGGGCATCACTGCAGGTCTGTGTTTTCCTGTTCCTTCCTACCTGCTTTTCAAACCCTGTGAGTCGGCCCACCAACTGGCTCAGACAATGCCGTGCCTCCACCAACCTCTCCCTCACGGCCCTGGAGGTGCTGCCCGGCGGAGGCTGGGACAACCTGCGGAACGTGGATATGGGTCGAGTCATGAATTTCAGCTTCTCCGAATGCCAGACCACCGAAGACGGGCTCTACCTCATCCCGGATGAGGTGTTTGTCATTCCCTACAAGGAGACGGGCGTGGAGACCAGCTCGGAGATCATCAACTCCTGGCTGGATCAGAAAAGCTCGACAGCTGCCTCCATAAACGCTGATATTTCTTTTCTCCCTGTGCTGAATGCCAAGTTTTCCGTTGAGATTACAAGAATGAAAACCCATCAGGTCAAGGACTCCTCAACTACAGCCAGAGTGCAAGtaagtttgttatttttactttagcatgcaacaaatacattcaaaatCATAGGACtggtgacattttttaaaggtttgtctCTGGgttgcttaaatataaaaaagacaataacGTAACAAATCTAACCCTGTTCCAATAATTTTGTCTCAAGGTGCGAAATTTCATCTACACGGTGAAGTCCTACCCAGACTTCACTCTGGATTCCCGCTTTGCCAATCAGGTGAAGGAAATCGCAGATGCTATTGAAAACAACCAGACGAGGCGTGCAGACTACCTCTCAGAAAAGATGGTGGTGGACTTTGGCACACATGTAATCACAAGTGTTGATGCCGGAGCCTCTTTGTCACAGGAAGACTACCTTCGTTCCTCTTACGTCTCCGACAGCATCTCGGACAGTTCCTCAATTAAAGCATCGGCTGGACTGAACTTTTTTGACAAGCTGAAGTTTGACATCAGCAGCCAAAATACCCAAAGTAGCTCAACTCTTCAAACCTACCAGTCCAACATTCAGTACTCCATCATTCAAAGCCATGGAGGCATCCCTTTTTATCCTGGCATCTCTTTGCAGAAGTGGCAAGAGAGCACCAAAAACAACCTGGTTGCCATTGACCGTTCAGGAGTTCCCCTCCACTACTTGATCAACAGCAATACGATCCAAGACCTGCCACAGCCTACTGTTAACAAAGTGGCTCTGTCGGTGAGTCAGGCCATAGAGCGTTACTACAGGATCAACACCCGACCCGGCTGTGTAGACCTCAACTCCAAGAACTACAACTTCCAAGCCAATGTTGATGATAATTCCTGTGAGGGTCCTGCCACAAACCTTAGCTTTGGGGGTGTCTACCAAACGTGCACAAAACTGAGCTCAGATGCAGATCCACTATGTGAAGAACTGGCCCAGAAAAACCCAAACACAGGAGAGTTCTCCTGCCGCTCCCCGTACTCCCCAACGTTACTGCGGTCTGAAGTAAGACAGAGGGGTTACACAACTTATGACTGCTATGACGTCCGTTATTCCTGTGGATTCCTGGGTTTGTTTTCTTGCCACAGAAAACAATGCCAAGACAACTATCATGTCCGCAGTGCTCGTATCATGACCTACTGG from Oryzias melastigma strain HK-1 linkage group LG9, ASM292280v2, whole genome shotgun sequence encodes the following:
- the mpeg1.1 gene encoding macrophage expressed 1, tandem duplicate 1 — its product is MRASLQVCVFLFLPTCFSNPVSRPTNWLRQCRASTNLSLTALEVLPGGGWDNLRNVDMGRVMNFSFSECQTTEDGLYLIPDEVFVIPYKETGVETSSEIINSWLDQKSSTAASINADISFLPVLNAKFSVEITRMKTHQVKDSSTTARVQVRNFIYTVKSYPDFTLDSRFANQVKEIADAIENNQTRRADYLSEKMVVDFGTHVITSVDAGASLSQEDYLRSSYVSDSISDSSSIKASAGLNFFDKLKFDISSQNTQSSSTLQTYQSNIQYSIIQSHGGIPFYPGISLQKWQESTKNNLVAIDRSGVPLHYLINSNTIQDLPQPTVNKVALSVSQAIERYYRINTRPGCVDLNSKNYNFQANVDDNSCEGPATNLSFGGVYQTCTKLSSDADPLCEELAQKNPNTGEFSCRSPYSPTLLRSEVRQRGYTTYDCYDVRYSCGFLGLFSCHRKQCQDNYHVRSARIMTYWCSVNGKAPENSGFLFGGIYSPSSSNPITNAKSCPPNYIPLTFFSDGQKICVSQDYELATRFSVPFAGLFSCESVNPLANNQRRCPPKFSQHLATVSDGCEILYCVQSGLFTGGNLLPIHLPPFTKPPLVSMQATNTVMVMTEGDSSWVRIGQTKAWKLARPEEIRKIMKELHPELNEMSGGQKAGIAFGVIGLMVLIVITVVVLRRRRGSSSRAGYEELISDVRSETQQEVP